A single genomic interval of Mangifera indica cultivar Alphonso chromosome 5, CATAS_Mindica_2.1, whole genome shotgun sequence harbors:
- the LOC123215547 gene encoding heavy metal-associated isoprenylated plant protein 6-like translates to MGEQKDAAKNDGAKKDDAVVTVVLNMELHCEGCAKKVVKRAMKHYEGIQSVKTDCDANKVTLVGKVDPAKMKERLKEKTKMKVELISPQPKKDTAAGGGHEKPEEKKTAKESTVVLKIRLHCDSCISKIKKMIRKINGVDNVTVDNGKDLVTVKGIMDVKELVCYLKDKLKRNVEIVPAKKDDGGEKKEAKAAGGGEKKKQEAPAAVGGDSGSDAPKMEVTKMEYLGYPYPPPPTYWYDAPVYNHQSYPMEPQRHQIVYMNQGYAMEQMFSDENPNACSVM, encoded by the exons ATGGGCGAG CAAAAAGACGCCGCCAAGAATGACGGCGCAAAGAAAGATGATGCAGTTGTCACCGTCGTTTTGAACATGGAGTTGCATTGTGAAGGCTGCGCTAAGAAAGTCGTCAAACGTGCGATGAAACATTACGAAg GCATTCAGTCGGTGAAGACAGATTGTGATGCAAATAAAGTTACGCTGGTCGGGAAGGTGGACCCGGCGAAAATGAAGGAGAGACTGAAAGAGAAAACCAAGATGAAAGTGGAGCTAATTTCTCCTCAGCCGAAGAAAGACACGGCCGCCGGTGGCGGACATGAGAAAccggaagaaaagaaaacagcGAAAGAG AGCACCGTCGTTTTAAAGATCAGGTTGCACTGTGATAGTTGTATCAGCAAAATCAAAAAGATGATCAGAAAGATCAACG GAGTCGATAACGTGACGGTAGACAATGGCAAAGATCTAGTCACGGTGAAGGGAATTATGGATGTAAAGGAGCTGGTGTGTTACctgaaagataaattgaaacGGAACGTTGAGATTGTTCCCGCCAAAAAGGATGATGGAGGTGAAAAGAAAGAAGCCAAAGCAGCTGGCGgaggagaaaagaagaaacaagaagCTCCTGCTGCTGTTGGTGGTGACAGTGGCAGTGACGCTCCGAAGATGGAAGTAACCAAGATGGAGTATTTGGGTTACCCCTACCCGCCACCTCCAACTTACTGGTACGACGCACCGGTGTACAACCACCAGAGTTACCCCATGGAGCCTCAGCGTCATCAAATCGTGTACATGAACCAAGGGTATGCGATGGAGCAGATGTTCAGTGATGAGAATCCGAACGCCTGCTCCGTCATGtaa
- the LOC123215546 gene encoding uncharacterized protein LOC123215546 isoform X1 translates to MATTHHFQLRSSDIRCVTSTLLRSLATSRTTLLSLTLRPSSAHLRPQSLRSTPPFRLRAFSNGSGAVEPFVEKVVDNKPSICTADELHYVSVANSDWRLALWRYNPPPQAPKRNHPLLLLSGVGTNAIGYDLSPTSSFARYMSGQGFDTWILEVRGAGLSVRGSNLKEVEQSAYAVFEQMEAVVEGTTDETVRKIAVDGVNSVEQQRTEVLDTLTNSRISSAEEKATGLAVVWDESQLVTKLTETFMRLSESLSGFLNESQSKIMSAKLFDRISKLLEDSQFSGRFNEIRVKLSSLLETRQSSGIASQIRELSERLVNTIEEGQRSVSPQLFDLQERLFSTIDDFQKQLDLIVKYDWDFDHYLEEDVPAAMDYINAQSKPKDGKLLAIGHSMGGILLYAMLSKCGFEGKECRLAAIVTLASSLDYTSSNSTLKLLLPLADPAQALNVPVVPLGALLSAAYPLSSSPPYLFSWLNHLISAEDMMEPEMLKKLILNNFCTIPAKLILQLTTAFREGGLCDRSGKFFYKDHLHKGNVPILAIAGDQDLICPPEAVEETVKLLPEKLVTYKVFGEPGGAHYSHYDLVGGRLALDQVYPCIIEFLSCYDSTP, encoded by the exons ATGGCTACAACGCATCACTTCCAACTTCGCTCCTCCGACATTCGTTGCGTGACCTCCACGCTCCTCCGCTCTCTCGCCACCAGCCGCACCACTCTCCTCTCCCTCACCCTACGCCCCTCCTCCGCTCATCTTCGCCCTCAGTCGCTTCGGTCAACGCCTCCGTTTCGCCTGCGGGCTTTCTCCAATGGCTCTGGCGCCGTTGAACCGTTCGTCGAGAAGGTTGTAGATAATAAGCCGTCAATTTGTACGGCGGACGAGCTGCACTATGTCTCCGTGGCGAACTCTGATTGGCGACTCGCGCTTTGGCGCTATAATCCGCCACCTCAG GCGCCAAAGAGGAATCATCCGCTGTTGCTGTTATCTGGAGTGGGGACTAATGCCATTGGTTATGATCTCTCTCCTACT TCTTCGTTTGCACGATACATGTCTGGACAGGGATTTGACACATGGATACTTGAAGTTCGAGGCGCTGGGTTGAGTGTGCGGGGATCAAATTTGAAAGAAGTTGAACAGTCTGCGTATGCAGTATTTGAGCAAATGGAAGCTGTTGTTGAGGGGACAACTGATGAAACTGTCAGAAAGATTGCTGTTGATGGAGTCAATTCTGTGGAGCAGCAGCGGACTGAAGTCCTTGATACCTTGACAAATTCTAGAATTTCTTCTGCTGAAGAAAAGGCAACGGGTTTAGCAGTGGTATGGGATGAATCACAGCTGGTGACAAAGTTGACTGAAACTTTTATGCGTCTGTCAGAAAGTCTCTCAGGCTTTCTCAATGAAAGTCAATCAAAGATAATGTCAGCTAAATTGTTTGATCGAATATCAAAACTCTTAGAAGATTCTCAGTTCTCTGGACGCTTTAATGAGATAAGGGTAAAGCTGTCAAGCTTGTTGGAAACAAGGCAAAGCTCAGGTATTGCTAGCCAAATCAGGGAATTGAGTGAAAGACTTGTAAACACCATTGAAGAAGGTCAACGATCTGTTTCACCTCAATTGTTTGACTTGCAAGAGCGTCTTTTTTCAACAATAGATGATTTTCAGAAACAGCTTGACCTGATTGTGAAGTATGACTGGGATTTTGATCATTACCTAGAAGAAGATGTTCCTGCTGCG ATGGATTATATAAATGCACAAAGCAAGCCAAAGGATGGTAAGCTGCTTGCAATAGGACATTCCATGGGAGGTATCTTGTTGTATGCAATGCTATCAAAATGTG GTTTTGAAGGAAAAGAATGTAGATTGGCAGCTATTGTTACATTGGCATCATCTCTCGACTACACTTCTTCAAATTCGACACTTAAATTGCTTTTACCCCTT GCTGATCCTGCACAGGCTCTCAATGTCCCTGTTGTTCCTTTAGGGGCATTGTTGTCAGCTGCTTATCCACTTTCATCTAGTCCTCCTTATTTGTTCTCTTGGCTTAATCATCTGATTTCAGCAGAAGACATGATGGAACCAGAGATGTTGAAAAAGCTTATCTTGAACAACTTCT GTACCATACCTGCTAAACTTATCCTGCAGCTTACAACAGCTTTTCGAGAGGGTGGCCTGTGTGATAGGAGTGGGAAATTTTTCTACAAGGATCATCTACATAAAGGCAATGTACCCATCTTAGCTATTGCTGGAGATCAGGATCTAATTTGTCCACCTGAAGCTGTTGAGG AAACGGTTAAGCTCCTTCCTGAGAAGTTGGTTACCTATAAAGTTTTTGGTGAGCCTGGGGGCGCACATTACTCACATTATGATCTGGTTGGAGGACGACTG GCACTGGACCAAGTCTATCCTTGTATAATTGAATTCCTTAGTTGTTATGACTCAACACCATGA
- the LOC123215546 gene encoding uncharacterized protein LOC123215546 isoform X2 produces MSPWRTLIGDSRFGAIIRHLRSAPKRNHPLLLLSGVGTNAIGYDLSPTSSFARYMSGQGFDTWILEVRGAGLSVRGSNLKEVEQSAYAVFEQMEAVVEGTTDETVRKIAVDGVNSVEQQRTEVLDTLTNSRISSAEEKATGLAVVWDESQLVTKLTETFMRLSESLSGFLNESQSKIMSAKLFDRISKLLEDSQFSGRFNEIRVKLSSLLETRQSSGIASQIRELSERLVNTIEEGQRSVSPQLFDLQERLFSTIDDFQKQLDLIVKYDWDFDHYLEEDVPAAMDYINAQSKPKDGKLLAIGHSMGGILLYAMLSKCGFEGKECRLAAIVTLASSLDYTSSNSTLKLLLPLADPAQALNVPVVPLGALLSAAYPLSSSPPYLFSWLNHLISAEDMMEPEMLKKLILNNFCTIPAKLILQLTTAFREGGLCDRSGKFFYKDHLHKGNVPILAIAGDQDLICPPEAVEETVKLLPEKLVTYKVFGEPGGAHYSHYDLVGGRLALDQVYPCIIEFLSCYDSTP; encoded by the exons ATGTCTCCGTGGCGAACTCTGATTGGCGACTCGCGCTTTGGCGCTATAATCCGCCACCTCAGGTCT GCGCCAAAGAGGAATCATCCGCTGTTGCTGTTATCTGGAGTGGGGACTAATGCCATTGGTTATGATCTCTCTCCTACT TCTTCGTTTGCACGATACATGTCTGGACAGGGATTTGACACATGGATACTTGAAGTTCGAGGCGCTGGGTTGAGTGTGCGGGGATCAAATTTGAAAGAAGTTGAACAGTCTGCGTATGCAGTATTTGAGCAAATGGAAGCTGTTGTTGAGGGGACAACTGATGAAACTGTCAGAAAGATTGCTGTTGATGGAGTCAATTCTGTGGAGCAGCAGCGGACTGAAGTCCTTGATACCTTGACAAATTCTAGAATTTCTTCTGCTGAAGAAAAGGCAACGGGTTTAGCAGTGGTATGGGATGAATCACAGCTGGTGACAAAGTTGACTGAAACTTTTATGCGTCTGTCAGAAAGTCTCTCAGGCTTTCTCAATGAAAGTCAATCAAAGATAATGTCAGCTAAATTGTTTGATCGAATATCAAAACTCTTAGAAGATTCTCAGTTCTCTGGACGCTTTAATGAGATAAGGGTAAAGCTGTCAAGCTTGTTGGAAACAAGGCAAAGCTCAGGTATTGCTAGCCAAATCAGGGAATTGAGTGAAAGACTTGTAAACACCATTGAAGAAGGTCAACGATCTGTTTCACCTCAATTGTTTGACTTGCAAGAGCGTCTTTTTTCAACAATAGATGATTTTCAGAAACAGCTTGACCTGATTGTGAAGTATGACTGGGATTTTGATCATTACCTAGAAGAAGATGTTCCTGCTGCG ATGGATTATATAAATGCACAAAGCAAGCCAAAGGATGGTAAGCTGCTTGCAATAGGACATTCCATGGGAGGTATCTTGTTGTATGCAATGCTATCAAAATGTG GTTTTGAAGGAAAAGAATGTAGATTGGCAGCTATTGTTACATTGGCATCATCTCTCGACTACACTTCTTCAAATTCGACACTTAAATTGCTTTTACCCCTT GCTGATCCTGCACAGGCTCTCAATGTCCCTGTTGTTCCTTTAGGGGCATTGTTGTCAGCTGCTTATCCACTTTCATCTAGTCCTCCTTATTTGTTCTCTTGGCTTAATCATCTGATTTCAGCAGAAGACATGATGGAACCAGAGATGTTGAAAAAGCTTATCTTGAACAACTTCT GTACCATACCTGCTAAACTTATCCTGCAGCTTACAACAGCTTTTCGAGAGGGTGGCCTGTGTGATAGGAGTGGGAAATTTTTCTACAAGGATCATCTACATAAAGGCAATGTACCCATCTTAGCTATTGCTGGAGATCAGGATCTAATTTGTCCACCTGAAGCTGTTGAGG AAACGGTTAAGCTCCTTCCTGAGAAGTTGGTTACCTATAAAGTTTTTGGTGAGCCTGGGGGCGCACATTACTCACATTATGATCTGGTTGGAGGACGACTG GCACTGGACCAAGTCTATCCTTGTATAATTGAATTCCTTAGTTGTTATGACTCAACACCATGA